AGAGTCCAAACACCGATCCACCAAACAGCACATAGTGGAAATGCGCCACGATGTAATACGTATCGTGGACGTGGATATCGAACGGTGCTGCACCCAGGGTGATGCCGCTAAGTCCGCCCAGCACAAACATGCCCAACAGCCCGACCGCAAACAGCATTGCCGTTGTGAAGCGGATCTTGCCGCCCCACAGCGTTGCCACCCAGCTAAAGATCTTGACCCCTGTGGGGACGGCCACAATCAGCGTAGAAATGGTGAAAAACAGGCGCATCCAGGGCGGCGTGCCGCTAGTGAACATGTGGTGTACCCAGACAAACAGGCCAACCAAGCAGATGGCAAGGCTGGAATAGGCGATCGCCTTGTAGCCAAAAATCGGCTTGCGGGCGTAGACCGGGATAATCTCCGACATGATGCCGAAAATTGGCAAAATCATCAAGTAAACCGCTGGATGCGAGTAGAACCAGAAGAGGTGCTGGTAAATGATGATGTTACCGCCTGCATCTGGCTTGAAAAACGACGTACCGAAGTTGATATCAAACAGTAGCAGGATTAGCCCCGCCGCCAGCACGGGTGTAGACACCAGCGCCAGCGCCGAAGTCGCCAAAATCGCCCAGCAAAACAGGGGCAGCTTGTCCCACGTCAGGCTGGGAACCCGCATCATGATGATGGTAACGATGAAGTTCACTGCGCCCATGATGGAGGACGTACCCACCAGCACGATTGCCATAATCCACATCGACTGGGCCACTGGAGCGGTGATTTCGCTGAGCGGCGGATAGGAAGTCCACCCCGCCTGTGCCCCACCAAAAAAGAAGCTGCCCAGCAGGAGCAAGCCAGCGGGCGGGTTGAGCCAGAAGGCGATCGCATTCAGGTTGGGAAATGCCATGTCCCGTGCGCCGATCATCAGCGGGACAAGATAGTTTCCGAAGCCCCCGATCGCCGCAGGCACAATCCACAGAAAGATCATAATCGTGCCGTGGTTGGTCAGCAGCGCGTTATAGAGGCTGGGATCGACGAAATCGGGATCGGGCGTGGCTAGCTCCATCCGCATACCCACAGCCATCAGACCGCCGATGAGATAGAACACAAACGCCGTCACTAGGTATTGAATGCCAATCACCTTGTGATCGATGTTGTAACCAAAGTAGTGATACCATTTCCAGGCTTTGTGAACCTGGGCGTGGTCGTGGTCTGCAACGAGCGCTGCGTCGTCGAGTGGAACTTGTGCTTGAGTCATACGCAGAGGGAATATACCAGTTTTTTTATGAAGACTTGGCGCGAAGAAGGAGTTCAGAATTAGAACAGCCGAATGAATGCTCTTGAACCGCGAAGCGGCGCGATCGCCCGCTAAGAGCGCGATCGCACTTGTGCAAGTACCTGTGAAAGCACTTGATCGCTCACGCCCATTTCCTGCGCGTAGGGCGAGAGATAGTCTCTATCCGAAAGTTCCGCCGGATTTACCGCCACGGTTTGCGATGGGTTTTGCTGCTGCGCCACGGCGTTTTGCTGGAGCCATTCGTCAAACTCTTCTGGCGTGTGAACAACCACCTGGGTTCTCATGCCGCCGTGGTAGCTGCCGCAGAGTTCCGCACAAACGACGGGATACGTGCCCACCTTGGTCGCAACGAATCGCAAGCCAGAGGATTGGCCCGGCAGCGCGTCTTGCTTCAGGCGAAACTGGGGCACCCAGAAGGAGTGGATCACGTCCTGAGCAGAGATGTTGAGCTGAATGTCTTTGCCAACGGGAATATGCAGTTCGCCCGTCATGATGCCGCTATTGGGATAGTTAAACAGCCAGGCATACTGCATTCCGGTAACGTTCACCACTAGGTCGGGCGTATGCCCTTCTTCAGCAGCGTTTGCGCCAAAACCATAGCGGGGAACTGGCGTGGCGGGCGGTTCTGTGCCTTCGGGCAGATCCGCTAGCAGATCGGCCGTGGCATCGGTGGCGATCGCCCCATCATCCGGAGCCTGCGCCATCATCGCGACAGAACCCTGCGGCACGGCGTGCATTTCGTGAGACGGCATCGCGTGCGACACTGCGCCGCCGATCATGCTATGCCCGACGTGGATACTGCCGGGGTCAAAGCCGCCCATTTCTTGAAACACCTGGACGCTGTAGACCCCTAGCCCGATGATCAGGATCGCCGGAATCGCCGTCCAGAAGGCTTCTAGCGGCAGGTTGCCCTCGATGGGAATGCCGTCGTCCTCGTCCCCCGGCGCACGGCGATAGCGAAAGCAAAACAGCAGAATTGCCCCAATCACCACCAAAAACAACGCGGTGGCGATCATCACCATCACATTAAAAAGCTGATCTACCAAAACCGCCGCTTCCGACGCTTGCTCTGGCAATAGACCGTGGTGCTGACCCACCCACAGGCTGACCAGGGTGATCAGAATGCCAGCGGTGAGCGTGAGAAGGGATGCTGGAATCTGTTTCATGAATCCTCAAAGTATGAGTCGCAGATGGGTTGGGTGAGGCTGGAGATGTAACGTTTTGTAGCGATCGCCCCCGCTAATCCCCGAACTCTCTTCCTGTAATACCATCCGAACTCTGGGGATCGCTGGAAACTTTCGATTTGCTTCAGATCCCGCAACGCCTGTGTTGAAATTTCATAACCTTTGCGGATGCCACCTTTTCGGACTGCCCAGCGCCATCTGCCCTAGCCGAGCTATCCCTGCTCCAGCCGCCACAGCATATCCTGCACTTGCAGCACGCGATGAGATTCGTGCTTCGCAGCAAACAGGTCGCGGGCGCGTTGCAAGTGGTTGGCGGCGGCTTGGGCGTTGTGCTGCTTGTAAAACACCATGCCCAGTCGATAGTGGGTTTCGGCATCGTCGGGATGGCTCTGAAGTGCCTGCTGATAGTGGGCGATCGCCGCTTCGGGAGTGCTGGGCACAGGGGACGATTTTGCCCGTTCCGGTTTGATCACAGGCTCAGGAGCGGGAGCGGCCACAAACTCGCTAATTAAGCTGGCGACTTTCTCCTTATGCCTCAGGCCGGGATAGAGGTTGCGCGTCATTGGAAAGCGATCGCCCGATTTCAGGTGCAGCACAATCCGTCCGGTCGATCGCGATTTGCCTGTGCCCTGCTCCACGTCTGCATAGGCCACTTGATGCAGCAGCAGCACCGATTCTTTTTGCCCAATTGCGCCCTGGCGGATATGGTGCAGTTTGCCGCTGGCTTTGTCTAGCGTGGCGTGGTTAATCTCGCACATGCCCAGCAGCCCGCCAATCCCCATTGCCGCAGTGATGCCGCCGATGAATAACATCGCTACTCGGTCGTCATTTTCGACGTAGAGCGAGGGCTGGGTGTTGTCCATGAAAAAAGCGTTGACTCGGTTGGCGATCGCCTCCTGACGACTCCAGCTTGACGACCTAGAACTGAGCGTGATGGATTGGCTCTTGGTTCGCAGAATCACGCTGTAGCGAACACTGCCGCGTCCACTCGATCGCCGCTTTACGACTGCCCCACGAATGCTGCTGGAAGGAATCGGGCGACGGGTAGACACTAGGAAATTGCTCTCCTCTAGCGTGCATTGGGCGCTGAGCGTTGAAACGCGCTGGCACGAAAAAATCGTGTGCCTGCCCAAAGGCATGATGCCCAGCCCGAGCAGCGCTATCGGAAAAAACGTGAGCCACAGCGACCAGCCGCGATCGCGCAGTTTTAGCCGCCCTGGGGTTTGCTCCACAATCTGCATAGTCCCGCTCCGCCGTCTGGCACTCTATCCATAGCCTCAGTGTGCCCATCAGCGACTCCGGAAACCGCGAAGCAGCCGCGAACGGAAACCATCAGAACTTCATCATGGCGTGGATGCAAGATTTCGCTGTCTAAAGCGCGTCCGGATCAATGCCAAGCTCGCGCAGCTTTGCCGCAAGCTGCTCGGCCCGCTGCTGTTCTTGGAGAGCGACTTCGGCAGGGGTGGGAACGAGCACACCGTCGGGGGTAAAAAAGCGCAGCCTGCGGTCCTGGATGCCGAGGAAAAGCTGGAGTTGTTCGCTCCACAGCCAGTTGCGATCGCCCGGTTGTAGGGGCTGATACTGTCCACCCACAAGCGTAAATCCGGCAAATTCCAGCGTTACTGGGTCAAACCAGAAATAATCAAACACTCGCAGCACGTCCTGATAAAGCTGCTTTTTCGCGCCGCGATCTTGCTGGGCTGTGCTGTTCGACAAAATTTCGATAATCACGTTGGGCGTTTTGCCGTCCTCTTCCCAAACAGTCCAGCTTTTGCGCGGGCGCTTTTCCGTATTCAGCACCACGAAGAAATCGGGGCCGCGAAAGTCGCGGGTCTTGATTTTGCTCGTACTGTAGTAAATCGTAAGATTGCCGCTGGCGTAATAGTCCGTGCGATCGCGCCACAGCCAGTTCAGGCACTCCAAAAACAGAATCATTTGCTGGAGATGAAGATCAGATTCCAAAGGCGGCTCGTCGCTGTCAAGATTACAGGGAGGCATCACGGGCAACTCGCGATCGCCCTCCTCCGAAAAGCGAGCTTCGGCAGGCTCCTCCAGCGCAGATTGCTCAGGCGACAATTGCACCGGGTCTGACGGATCAAGCTCTGGCGTATCTGGCGCGAGGAGTTCGGGTTCTGGCATCGGCAGCGTGCCCCCACGACGAGCGTCCAACTGCCTTCAGTTTAGTGGATTCGGTCGAGTGGACAGGGGGCGGGGTATTGGGGTGTCAGGATGTTGGAGTGTTCGCGAAGGGTGGTGACGAGAAAGGGCGATCGCCCGTCCCCCACCCTACGGTATTGTGAAAACAGGTCGCCTGACCCCTGAAACCTGACCCTTGATCCCTCATGACCGCCGTTTCGCCCAACGCCCACAAAAAAGCCCGCGCCCTCAAACCCGGCAGCCGTCGCCCCGCCAAGGAACTGTGTAGCGAGTGCGGCCTCTGCGATACGTACTATGTGCATTACGTGAAGGAAGCCTGCGCCTTTATCAACCAGCAGATTGCCGACCTAGAGCAGGAATTTCACGGGCGCAGCCGCGATCTGTCCCAAGAAAACGATGTGTACTTTGGGGTGCATCAAGACATGATGGCAGCCCGCAAGACCCAGCCCATCGAAGGGGCCCAGTGGACGGGCATCGTCAGCAGCATTGCCATTGAAATGCTGAACCGGGGGCTGGTGGAAGGGGTGGTCTGCGTGCAAAACACGGAGGAGGATCGGTTTCAGCCAAAGCCCGTGATCGCTACCACGCCCGAAGAAATCCTGGCGGCGCGGGTCAATAAGCCCACCCTGTCGCCCAACCTGTCGGTGCTGGAGTTGGTAGAGCAGTCGGGCATGAAGCGGCTGCTGGTGATTGGCGTGGGTTGCCAAATCCAGGCGCTACGGGCGGTGCAAGACAAGCTGGGGCTAGAGAAACTCTATGTGCTGGGAACGCCCTGTGTGGACAACGTGACCCGCGCTGGCTTGCAGAAATTTCTCGACACCACCAGCCGATCGCCCGATACGGTGGTCTATTACGAGTTCATGCAGGACTTCCGCGTGCATTTCAAGCACGAAGACGGCTCGACGGAGACGGTGCCGTTTTTTGGGCTGAAGACGAACGAACTGAAGGACGTGTTTGCGCCCTCCTGCATGACCTGTTTTGACTATGTAAACTCGCTGGCGGATTTGGTGGTGGGCTACATGGGCGCACCCTTCGGCTGGCAGTGGATTGTGGTACGAAATGAGACGGGCGCGGAGATGCTGGATCTGGTGAAAGACCAGCTTGAGACGCAGCCTGTGATGTCCCAGGGCGATCGCCATCAAGCCGTGCAAAACAGCATCCCCGCCTACGACAAAGGCGTGACGCTGCCGATGTGGGCGGCCAAGCTAATGGGCGTGGTGATCGAAAAAATTGGCCCCAAAGGGCTGGAATATGCCCGCTTTTCCATCGACTCGCACTTCACCCGCAACTATCTCTACATGAAGCGCAACTATCCCGACAAGCTAGAGCAACACGTCCCCGACTACGCCAAGCGCATCGTGGGGCAATACAAGCTGCCAGAATAGCAGAACGGCTGAGCGTTGCAGGGCTGCATCATTGCACTGCCTGTGGCTCAGCCGTCCAATCAGCCGTCCAAACGGATAGGACTTACATCGTCCAAAACCCAGAAAACCTATCGCAAGTGCGTAGGAACCGGATACTGGCGGAGGTTTGTTGCGGGTTGCCCCTAATCCACCAACCCAAATCGACTAGCATCAATTAAATCGACTAAATCGACAGACCCAGCTTTAGCCCAAAGATGCCGTGGATCAGCAGCAGCGCCAGCGCTACGCTACCCAAGTAAGCGTGAACCGTGCGGAAGCCTTTGCCTTGAGAAAAGCCAAACGCAGCAATCAGCCCATTGACCGCCAGCATTCCTAGCGCCACCGAACCCGTCCAAAAGTGGGGGCTTTGCAAAATGGGCTGGTTTTGCATCACCAGCGACAGGATGCCGCCCGTATAGCCCATTGCGATGAACAGAAACATCAGTCCGGCAATTTTCTTATGGTCTGTGCGCTTTTTTGCGGCCAGCGCGTCGTCGGTCGCCGTCAGCAAGCGGCCCTGCCAGCCCGTCACCGCTGCAAAACTGCCCATCACCAGCACCACAATGCCCATCATCGCGGGGTGCCCCCAATGCACAATCGGCTCTGGCACATTGAGATTGCGAAAGACATCAGCGATGGGGTCTAGCCATTCGCTCAAGCGAGTTGCAAACTCTGACATGGTGTTCTCCTTGCCCTTGGAATGGTTTCTTAAAAAATTGTTAAGCCTGCGCTTAAGCCTATTCTATAGCGGGAACTGGGCTGGACGAAGGGGAAAAGCGCGAGAATCCTGATACGGTATGAATCCTGATGCCCCCTATCCTGAGCAAGAAGCACTTCCACCGGAACTTTCTTCCATTGCTGCGGTCAAGAAGCCCACTCAGGATTGCAATCTGCTCGTTCTGCTCATTTACCCATGCGACTCAATCGGCTATTTTCCAGTCTTCGGACGCGAATTCTGGGTTGGTATATTTTGTTAGTGGCGGCTTCGATGCTGGTGTCGATTGTGGGAATCCGCCAAACGCTGCTGGCTCGCCTGTATGAGCGCATCGAGCAATCGCTGGAGCAAGAGGTGCTGGAGCTGCGCCAGCTCAAAACGGGGCTAAATCCTAGAACCAGCGAGCCGTTTGGGAACGATATTGATGCTCTGTTTCGGGTTTTCCTCAGCCGCAATATTCCCGCCGATAACGAGTTTTTGCTGACGTTTTTGGATGGCGAGTTTGATCGCTCCAGTCCCCGTGCTGTGCCCAAGGTTCTGGATTTATCTAGCCCGCTGGCTCAAGAGTTTGCAGAAATTGCCACACCCCGGCGGCGCTGGGTGACCCTGCCGGATGGGGAAATCATCATTTATCAGGCCGAACCGATTTTTCGGGAAGGTAGCCGGGGCGTGTTTGTCGTCGCGCATCTGCTCTCGGCTGAACTGAGGGGGATAGACGAGGCGATCGCCATCGTGATTCAGGTGATGCTGACGGTGCTGGGGCTGACGGCGGTGGTGGCCTGGTTTGTGGCACAGCGAGCGTTGGAGCCGCTTAATCTGTTGACCCAGGCCGCCAAGACCGTGAGCGAGTCCGATTTAACTCAGCGTATTCCTGTGCATGGTGTAGACGAAATCAGTGAACTGACGCTGCGGTTCAATGAAATGCTAGATCGACTGCAGCTTGCCTTTGCCGCCCAGCGCGATTTCGTCAGCGACGCAGGACACGAACTGCGAACACCAATCACCATTATTCGCGGACATCTGGAACTGCTGAGCGACGACCCCACCGAGCAGCGCGAAACCATTGATCTAGTGACCGATGAGCTAGACCGCATGAGTCGCTTTGTGGATGACTTGCTGCTGCTGGCGAAGGCAGAGCAGCCCAATTTTTTGCGGATGGAAATGGTAGACGTGGCCGCTCTAGCGGAGGCGCTATTTGCCAAGGCAAAAGCCCTGGGCGATCGCCAGTGGCGACTAGAAAATCGTGCTAGGGGCTGGATTGTGGGCGATCGCCAACGGTTGACTCAGGCAGTGATGAATCTGGCCCAAAACGCTACCCAGCACACCCAGCTCAGCGACACCATCACCTTAGGCACAGCGCTCGATCGAGATAAAGTTCGCTTTTGGGTACGCGACACGGGCAAAGGCATTCCCCAAGCGGAACAGGCTCGCATTTTCGAGCGGTTTGCCCGTTCTAATACCAGCAGGCGACGCTCGGAAGGTGCGGGGCTGGGGCTGGCCATCGTGCGGGCGATCGCCCAGGCCCACGGCGGCACTGTCGAACTGGTCAGCCAACCCGATCAGGGCGCAACCTTTACGCTCGTCATCCCGGTTGATCCGCCCTAAAGCCGATGTCAATTTCTCTCCGCAGTGCTATCTGTGAGATTAGCTAAACGCTATGCCAGTCCTTGACTGAGCCAGCAGATCAGTCATCCAAAATTGCCCATCTAAACTTCAAAGCGTTGCTGAACGCAGATATGAATCACCCTGATCCCCCGGACTCTTCTCCTAAGTCGGGAGAAGGGGAGCAAGAGTGGCTTAAAGTCCCTCCCCTCTCTGGAAGAGGGCTTAAGCTTTCGGCGTATCAGAACAGGGTAAGGGGGATCGGCAAAGTTGCACATTGCGATAATCCGAGAAATCGAAAAGCTCACGCCAACCCATTTCAGTCTGATCGAAGTCTGATTGAAATCTGATTGAAATTGGTCGTAAGGTGGAAGGGTTACAAAACTCCCAAACGTTCAAAGATGGGGCCCGTCGGCGATCGCGCAAGATTGCCCGCTGTTTTTTGCGGGCGCGTTCCTAAACGCCCCATAAGCCCACCATAAACCTCCGATAAACTTAACTAGCGGTTCAAAAAACCTGCCATACAATGAAGGTACTGGGAAGATACTGGCGAGGGTATTGTCGCAAGACCAATCCTACCCTCATTGCGGGAGGTGCTTATGCTCGTCATCCTCATGGAAGATCAACTGCTTCAGCCACAGCAGGTGTGTCAAAGCTGCCTGATGGCCGATCGCAGCGGTCAGCCCCGCTGGCAGCAGGGACGGCTGCGCTGCGGCCGCGCCCTGGAAAAGCCGTCGGAAAACCTGCCGGAGCAGTATGAGTGCCAGATGGGGTTCCGCATTGCTAATATTGAGCCGGCCTGAGCGATGTTCTTCAGAGTCGTAGTTATTTGAACATTTTTATTTGAACACTAGTTGTTTGATTTATTTGAACGCTTTTTTCTCTGGAAATTGATAGGTGAGCCACTTGCTGGTTTGCAGGTTTAGGTTCACCAGCAATTCGGCAAAGCGTACCCCTGCCGCCACTGGATCGACGCACGGTGCGCCCAGTTCCTCGCTTAGATAGTCTGCCATACCGCCCATGCCCGCGCAGCCCAGGATAATTGCCTCTGCGCCATCTTCGCTGAGCGCCAGTTCGCCCATGTGAACCAATTCTTCCATCACCGCGTCGGGGTTTGCTTCGCACGCCAGCACGGGCATATCCACGCAGCGGATCGAGGCGCAGCGCTCCATCAGTCCCGTCTTTTTCACGATCGCTTCGACCATGTGGTGGCTGCGGCGCAGCGTGGTGACGACTGACCAGCGGGGGGCGATCGCATTGGCCGCATACATCGACGCTTCGGCAATGCCAACCACAGGCCGGGTCGTCACTTCGCGCACCGCATCCAGCCCCGGATCGCCCCAGCAGGCCAGCACATAGCCGTCCGTCATCGCTTCAGTCCGCTGCACCTCTGCCAGCACATGGGGAATTGCCAGGTATTCGTCGTAGTAGCTCTCGATCGAGGCGGGACCGTGGGCGGGGCAGGTGGTGAGGACTTCTGTTTCTCCAGAAACGTTCGCCGTCGCAATCTGCTCGATGGAGTAGGTCATGTCGCGACTGGTGTTGGGGTTGATGACGTGGAGACGCATTGGAGAGCTTGGGGTTGGGGGGAGCGATGGCTAAAGATGGCCGAAGGCGTTGGGCAGGTAGTGTTGCAGAGTGAGAGTGTAGTGGGCGATCGCCACGGGATGACCCAGCCGGATAGTGCCGTCTGGGAGGCTGCAATCGGGGCCGCTGTTCTGGGCAGGAGAATCAGAAGACTCAACAGAGCGCGATCGCCCCGCCACCAACGCCACGTCAAATCGGCAGTTGCTCCCGGCCCATTCTGGATATTCTGCCAGAAACAACTCCGCCGCCTGCCACAGCTTTGCCTGCTTTTGCGGCGTGACGGCCAGCAGACCGCCCGCGTCCCATCCCGCGTTTCGCCGTGCCTTCACTTCGACAAAAGCTAGCGTAGCAGCCGCCCCAGAAGATTCTGGTAGCTGGGCAACCAAATCCAACTCACCCCAGCGACAGCGCCACCGCTGCTGCAAAATGGTTGCCCCCTGCTGAACAAGCCACCGCGCTACCAGCGTTTCGGCCAAGCGCCCAAACTCACCCGATGCCGAGATGCGGGGATTTGGAACAGACTGAGGAGAGCGCTTGGGCATGGGGCTTCAAAAGGTGAATCAGGGTGAATCAATAGGGATGAATCAAGGGGGGTGAATCAAGGGGGGTGAATCAAGGGCAGAGATGGGCTGGGCGATCGCAGACTTTGGCAGGGATTCGGGTAGGATCAGTAAGGAAGAAGTCGTGTTGATTCTTGATTTTGGATTTGCGATCTTGGATTCGCAATTTTGGATTGCTAGTCAGGGGTCTGCGGGTCTTCCTGCAATTTCATCCATAGTGCCACTCCAGAGAATTGACATAATCTTCTGTAGGGCTTTCCTGCAATTAATTTCTGCAATCAACTTCTGCAATCAACATAGCTTACTGTGCAACTTGGGATGCCAGGTAGGATGCTGGGTCAGATGCTAGACAAAAGAATAATGTATGTAGACAAAAGAATAATGCATGAAGTCTGGGCGCGGCTGGTGCGATGTGTCAATGGTGCTGAGCTTTGGCAATGTCTGCAAGCCTTGCTTTTGCCAGCCCGGCGGATGCTGGTGTGGAGCTTGGTGCTGGTGGGGGCGATCGCCCTACTGTCTCCGGTTCCTGCCCTAGCGCTCGACTATAACCGCGAAAACCTGGTCGATGCCGACTTTTCGGGGCGCGACCTCACCGACTCCAGCTTTACCAAAGCCAACCTCCGCAACGCCAACCTCAGCCACACGCAGCTACAGGGCGTTAGCTTCTTTGCGGCAAATCTGGAAGATGCCAACCTGGAAGCAGCTAACCTGACCAACGCCACCCTCGATTCGGCTCGCCTGGTGGAAGCTAACCTCAAAAACGCCATTCTGGAAGGTGCGTTTGCCTTTAACGCCCGATTTGAGGGCGCAATCATCGACGGGGCAGACTTTACCGATGTGCTGCTGCGGGAGGATATGCAGGACAAGCTCTGTGCGGTGGCTCAGGGCACGAATCCGGTTACAGGTC
The Thermoleptolyngbya sichuanensis A183 DNA segment above includes these coding regions:
- a CDS encoding sensor histidine kinase, with translation MRLNRLFSSLRTRILGWYILLVAASMLVSIVGIRQTLLARLYERIEQSLEQEVLELRQLKTGLNPRTSEPFGNDIDALFRVFLSRNIPADNEFLLTFLDGEFDRSSPRAVPKVLDLSSPLAQEFAEIATPRRRWVTLPDGEIIIYQAEPIFREGSRGVFVVAHLLSAELRGIDEAIAIVIQVMLTVLGLTAVVAWFVAQRALEPLNLLTQAAKTVSESDLTQRIPVHGVDEISELTLRFNEMLDRLQLAFAAQRDFVSDAGHELRTPITIIRGHLELLSDDPTEQRETIDLVTDELDRMSRFVDDLLLLAKAEQPNFLRMEMVDVAALAEALFAKAKALGDRQWRLENRARGWIVGDRQRLTQAVMNLAQNATQHTQLSDTITLGTALDRDKVRFWVRDTGKGIPQAEQARIFERFARSNTSRRRSEGAGLGLAIVRAIAQAHGGTVELVSQPDQGATFTLVIPVDPP
- a CDS encoding Uma2 family endonuclease, which encodes MPPCNLDSDEPPLESDLHLQQMILFLECLNWLWRDRTDYYASGNLTIYYSTSKIKTRDFRGPDFFVVLNTEKRPRKSWTVWEEDGKTPNVIIEILSNSTAQQDRGAKKQLYQDVLRVFDYFWFDPVTLEFAGFTLVGGQYQPLQPGDRNWLWSEQLQLFLGIQDRRLRFFTPDGVLVPTPAEVALQEQQRAEQLAAKLRELGIDPDAL
- a CDS encoding cytochrome c oxidase subunit II, whose product is MKQIPASLLTLTAGILITLVSLWVGQHHGLLPEQASEAAVLVDQLFNVMVMIATALFLVVIGAILLFCFRYRRAPGDEDDGIPIEGNLPLEAFWTAIPAILIIGLGVYSVQVFQEMGGFDPGSIHVGHSMIGGAVSHAMPSHEMHAVPQGSVAMMAQAPDDGAIATDATADLLADLPEGTEPPATPVPRYGFGANAAEEGHTPDLVVNVTGMQYAWLFNYPNSGIMTGELHIPVGKDIQLNISAQDVIHSFWVPQFRLKQDALPGQSSGLRFVATKVGTYPVVCAELCGSYHGGMRTQVVVHTPEEFDEWLQQNAVAQQQNPSQTVAVNPAELSDRDYLSPYAQEMGVSDQVLSQVLAQVRSRS
- a CDS encoding aspartate/glutamate racemase family protein, producing MRLHVINPNTSRDMTYSIEQIATANVSGETEVLTTCPAHGPASIESYYDEYLAIPHVLAEVQRTEAMTDGYVLACWGDPGLDAVREVTTRPVVGIAEASMYAANAIAPRWSVVTTLRRSHHMVEAIVKKTGLMERCASIRCVDMPVLACEANPDAVMEELVHMGELALSEDGAEAIILGCAGMGGMADYLSEELGAPCVDPVAAGVRFAELLVNLNLQTSKWLTYQFPEKKAFK
- a CDS encoding tetratricopeptide repeat protein, which produces MQIVEQTPGRLKLRDRGWSLWLTFFPIALLGLGIMPLGRHTIFSCQRVSTLSAQCTLEESNFLVSTRRPIPSSSIRGAVVKRRSSGRGSVRYSVILRTKSQSITLSSRSSSWSRQEAIANRVNAFFMDNTQPSLYVENDDRVAMLFIGGITAAMGIGGLLGMCEINHATLDKASGKLHHIRQGAIGQKESVLLLHQVAYADVEQGTGKSRSTGRIVLHLKSGDRFPMTRNLYPGLRHKEKVASLISEFVAAPAPEPVIKPERAKSSPVPSTPEAAIAHYQQALQSHPDDAETHYRLGMVFYKQHNAQAAANHLQRARDLFAAKHESHRVLQVQDMLWRLEQG
- a CDS encoding DUF4079 domain-containing protein, coding for MSEFATRLSEWLDPIADVFRNLNVPEPIVHWGHPAMMGIVVLVMGSFAAVTGWQGRLLTATDDALAAKKRTDHKKIAGLMFLFIAMGYTGGILSLVMQNQPILQSPHFWTGSVALGMLAVNGLIAAFGFSQGKGFRTVHAYLGSVALALLLIHGIFGLKLGLSI
- a CDS encoding YraN family protein, with product MPKRSPQSVPNPRISASGEFGRLAETLVARWLVQQGATILQQRWRCRWGELDLVAQLPESSGAAATLAFVEVKARRNAGWDAGGLLAVTPQKQAKLWQAAELFLAEYPEWAGSNCRFDVALVAGRSRSVESSDSPAQNSGPDCSLPDGTIRLGHPVAIAHYTLTLQHYLPNAFGHL
- a CDS encoding pentapeptide repeat-containing protein codes for the protein MLVWSLVLVGAIALLSPVPALALDYNRENLVDADFSGRDLTDSSFTKANLRNANLSHTQLQGVSFFAANLEDANLEAANLTNATLDSARLVEANLKNAILEGAFAFNARFEGAIIDGADFTDVLLREDMQDKLCAVAQGTNPVTGRNTRDTLNCF
- a CDS encoding Coenzyme F420 hydrogenase/dehydrogenase, beta subunit C-terminal domain; the protein is MTAVSPNAHKKARALKPGSRRPAKELCSECGLCDTYYVHYVKEACAFINQQIADLEQEFHGRSRDLSQENDVYFGVHQDMMAARKTQPIEGAQWTGIVSSIAIEMLNRGLVEGVVCVQNTEEDRFQPKPVIATTPEEILAARVNKPTLSPNLSVLELVEQSGMKRLLVIGVGCQIQALRAVQDKLGLEKLYVLGTPCVDNVTRAGLQKFLDTTSRSPDTVVYYEFMQDFRVHFKHEDGSTETVPFFGLKTNELKDVFAPSCMTCFDYVNSLADLVVGYMGAPFGWQWIVVRNETGAEMLDLVKDQLETQPVMSQGDRHQAVQNSIPAYDKGVTLPMWAAKLMGVVIEKIGPKGLEYARFSIDSHFTRNYLYMKRNYPDKLEQHVPDYAKRIVGQYKLPE
- the ctaD gene encoding cytochrome c oxidase subunit I, translating into MTQAQVPLDDAALVADHDHAQVHKAWKWYHYFGYNIDHKVIGIQYLVTAFVFYLIGGLMAVGMRMELATPDPDFVDPSLYNALLTNHGTIMIFLWIVPAAIGGFGNYLVPLMIGARDMAFPNLNAIAFWLNPPAGLLLLGSFFFGGAQAGWTSYPPLSEITAPVAQSMWIMAIVLVGTSSIMGAVNFIVTIIMMRVPSLTWDKLPLFCWAILATSALALVSTPVLAAGLILLLFDINFGTSFFKPDAGGNIIIYQHLFWFYSHPAVYLMILPIFGIMSEIIPVYARKPIFGYKAIAYSSLAICLVGLFVWVHHMFTSGTPPWMRLFFTISTLIVAVPTGVKIFSWVATLWGGKIRFTTAMLFAVGLLGMFVLGGLSGITLGAAPFDIHVHDTYYIVAHFHYVLFGGSVFGLYAAIYHWFPKMTGRMMNERLGQVHFLMTFIGANLTFLPMHSLGTHGMPRRVAMYDPQFTALNQLCTFGAFMLAASLIPFIINAVWSWTRGPKASDNPWNALTLEWTTASPPIIENWEVLPVVTHGPYEYGMTEEALAVE